A window of the Camelus ferus isolate YT-003-E chromosome 22, BCGSAC_Cfer_1.0, whole genome shotgun sequence genome harbors these coding sequences:
- the LOC116658946 gene encoding uncharacterized protein LOC116658946 — protein sequence MVGDWAWLGVGGTVTGWEGRWRGAVGCRLTRGLWWFWLRSGTWSVPEWELCCFGDGEPPQLSRLARPCTAGAPARGSALPARGGGARSRGRTSTRMREPTQSVWKPGGSGALLRPAPEEEGGRGTGLPPAVASAAAVVQEEDVTRESRFNFSGYGMGHCLQVKDGTAVKATPANQLPQPPKDADAIKKKFVDRAKRIDTISRAAFPLAFLIFNIFYWITYKIIRHEDVHKKQMCPSDPRTSCLTLALVNTQ from the exons ATGGTGGGAGActgggcctggctgggggtgggggggacagtaactgggtgggagggcaggtggagaggAGCTGTGGGGTGTCGTCTGACCCGGGGCCTTTGGTGGTTTTGGCTGCGTTCCGGGACCTGGTCGGTGCCAGAGTGGGAGCTTTGCTGCTTTGGTGATGGAGAACCGCCCCAACTGTCCAGACTGGCCAGGCCCTGtacagcaggagccccagcccgAGGGTCCGCGCTTCCCGCGCGAGGAGGAGGGGCGCGCTCGCGCGGACGCACAAGCACGCGGATGCGGGAACCCACCCAGAGCGTGTGGAAGCCAGGCGGGAGCGGGGCGCTCCTGCGACCTGCTCCCGAGGAAGAAGGCGGCCGGGGCACTGGGCTGCCGCCTGCCGTCGCCTCCGCTGCCGCCGTCGTGCAG GAAGAAGATGTTACTCGTGAGAGTCGTTTTAATTTCAGCGGTTATGGGATGGGTCACTGCCTCCAAGTGAAAGATGGAACAGCTGTCAAGGCCACACCTGCCAACCAGCTCCCACAACCCCCCAAAGATGCAGATGCCATCAAGAAGAAGTTTGTGGACCGGGCAAAAAGGATTGACACGATATCTCGAGCTGCCTTCCCATTGGCCTTCCTCATTTTCAACATCTTTTACTGGATCACATACAAGATAATTCGGCATGAAGATGTCCACAAGAAACAGATGTGCCCTTCAGACCCTCGGACTTCTTGCCTAACTCTTGCGCTTGTAAATACACAGTGA